In Daucus carota subsp. sativus chromosome 4, DH1 v3.0, whole genome shotgun sequence, one DNA window encodes the following:
- the LOC108219346 gene encoding peroxisomal membrane protein 11D isoform X2, with amino-acid sequence MHVTKQALIKPSANIYFRPSWKFEVISSSAHFPTLAHFCFSILWSNKMSTLDVARAELALAVLYLNKAEARDKICRAIQYGSKFVSNGEPGTAQNVDKSTSLARKVFRLFKFINDLHGLISPPVKGTPLPLILLGKSKNALLSTFLFLDQIVWLGRSGIYKNAERTQLIAKISLYCWMGSSVCTTLVEIGEIGRLSASMKKLEKDKNEEYRAKLKNSNERSLSLIKAAIDIVVAAGLLQLSPKKITPRVTGAFGFTSSLISCYQLLPAAPKSKTG; translated from the exons aTGCACGTAACCAAACAAGCCCTTATCAAACCTTCTGCTAACATTTATTTTCGTCCCAGTTGGAAATTCGAGGTTATTTCATCATCGGCACACTTCCCAACACTAGCCCATTTCTGCTTCTCCATCCTCTG GTCAAATAAAATGAGTACGCTAGATGTAGCTCGAGCTGAACTTGCTCTTGCAGTACTGTATTTGAACAAAGCCGAAGCCAGGGACAAGATATGCAGGGCCATTCAGTACGGCTCGAAATTTGTGAGTAATGGTGAGCCTGGCACAGCCCAAAATGTTGACAAATCAACTAGCTTGGCAAGGAAAGTGTTTCGTCTTTTCAAG TTTATCAATGATCTACATGGACTTATTAGTCCTCCAGTCAAAGGAACTCCTCTTCCTCTTATTTTGCTTGGAAAG TCCAAAAATGCATTACTATCAACTTTCTTGTTCCTGGACCAAATTGTCTGGCTAGGTAGGAGTGGCATTTACAAG AACGCAGAGCGTACACAACTCATTGCCAAGATTTCTCTATACTGTTGGATGGGCTCATCAGTTTGTACTACCTTGGTTGAG ATTGGGGAGATCGGGAGGCTTTCAGCATCAATGAAGAAATTAGAGAAGGATAAG AATGAAGAATACCGTGCCAAACTAAAGAACTCCAATGAGAGATCACTATCCTTGATCAAAGCTGCCATAGATATAGTGGTTGCAGCTGGGCTGTTACAATTGTCACCTAAGAAAATCACTCCTCGCGTCACAGGAGCCTTTGGATTTACGAGCTCCCTAATCTCTTGTTATCAG TTGCTTCCTGCGGCTCCAAAGTCGAAAACCGGTTGA
- the LOC108219346 gene encoding peroxisomal membrane protein 11D isoform X1, with the protein MSTLDVARAELALAVLYLNKAEARDKICRAIQYGSKFVSNGEPGTAQNVDKSTSLARKVFRLFKFINDLHGLISPPVKGTPLPLILLGKSKNALLSTFLFLDQIVWLGRSGIYKNAERTQLIAKISLYCWMGSSVCTTLVEIGEIGRLSASMKKLEKDKNEEYRAKLKNSNERSLSLIKAAIDIVVAAGLLQLSPKKITPRVTGAFGFTSSLISCYQLLPAAPKSKTG; encoded by the exons ATGAGTACGCTAGATGTAGCTCGAGCTGAACTTGCTCTTGCAGTACTGTATTTGAACAAAGCCGAAGCCAGGGACAAGATATGCAGGGCCATTCAGTACGGCTCGAAATTTGTGAGTAATGGTGAGCCTGGCACAGCCCAAAATGTTGACAAATCAACTAGCTTGGCAAGGAAAGTGTTTCGTCTTTTCAAG TTTATCAATGATCTACATGGACTTATTAGTCCTCCAGTCAAAGGAACTCCTCTTCCTCTTATTTTGCTTGGAAAG TCCAAAAATGCATTACTATCAACTTTCTTGTTCCTGGACCAAATTGTCTGGCTAGGTAGGAGTGGCATTTACAAG AACGCAGAGCGTACACAACTCATTGCCAAGATTTCTCTATACTGTTGGATGGGCTCATCAGTTTGTACTACCTTGGTTGAG ATTGGGGAGATCGGGAGGCTTTCAGCATCAATGAAGAAATTAGAGAAGGATAAG AATGAAGAATACCGTGCCAAACTAAAGAACTCCAATGAGAGATCACTATCCTTGATCAAAGCTGCCATAGATATAGTGGTTGCAGCTGGGCTGTTACAATTGTCACCTAAGAAAATCACTCCTCGCGTCACAGGAGCCTTTGGATTTACGAGCTCCCTAATCTCTTGTTATCAG TTGCTTCCTGCGGCTCCAAAGTCGAAAACCGGTTGA